One Nitrosopumilus piranensis genomic region harbors:
- a CDS encoding DNA-binding protein — protein sequence MSDTRKSKDAEDILSEFDSRTKSEPEPEPQLESPEPEPQLESPEPEPQLESPEPEPQLESPEPEPQLESPEPEPQLESPEPEPQLESPEPEPQSSKPETPKHPEERNVIFVGTKPIMTYVSATLTQLSTRPTVTIKARGKRITQAVDVSQMIVKRMDSVGYVISDVRISSDSLTSQDGKQRNVSTMEIDISKE from the coding sequence TTGAGTGACACTAGAAAATCAAAAGACGCAGAAGATATTTTATCAGAGTTTGATTCTAGAACTAAATCTGAACCCGAACCTGAACCACAACTAGAGTCCCCAGAACCTGAACCACAACTAGAGTCCCCAGAACCTGAACCACAACTAGAGTCCCCAGAACCTGAACCACAACTAGAGTCCCCAGAACCTGAACCACAACTAGAGTCCCCAGAACCTGAACCACAACTAGAGTCCCCAGAACCTGAACCACAACTAGAGTCCCCAGAACCTGAACCACAATCTAGTAAACCGGAAACTCCTAAACATCCTGAAGAACGTAATGTTATTTTTGTTGGAACAAAACCTATAATGACTTATGTTTCTGCAACCTTAACTCAACTTTCAACAAGACCTACTGTTACCATAAAAGCAAGAGGAAAAAGAATTACTCAAGCTGTTGATGTCTCGCAAATGATTGTAAAAAGAATGGACTCTGTTGGGTATGTAATTAGTGATGTAAGAATTTCATCTGATTCACTTACTTCTCAAGATGGTAAGCAACGTAATGTCTCTACCATGGAAATTGACATTTCAAAAGAATAA
- a CDS encoding LysE family transporter, whose protein sequence is MEQFVEFAVLVIVISTSGVMAPGPLFAANIAYGLKGGAKSGIKLATGHAIVELPLVILLGIGVFSLESFPEFRTIISILGALTLFTFAILQIRSVLREKELSISNIKQGALITGVLLSGLNPFFIIWWLTIGFKLISDAMLIWAFSGMLIMFGLHIWMDFAWLGAISFLASKSTKILSNKNYKILMIGLSIMLIYFGITFLQEI, encoded by the coding sequence ATGGAGCAATTTGTAGAATTTGCAGTATTAGTAATAGTCATATCAACATCAGGAGTAATGGCACCAGGACCACTTTTTGCAGCTAACATAGCATATGGGTTAAAAGGAGGTGCAAAATCAGGCATCAAGTTAGCTACAGGTCATGCAATTGTTGAATTGCCGCTTGTGATATTATTAGGGATTGGAGTTTTTTCATTAGAAAGTTTTCCAGAATTCAGAACAATTATTTCTATTTTAGGAGCATTGACGCTTTTTACATTTGCAATATTGCAAATTAGATCAGTCTTAAGGGAAAAAGAATTATCAATTTCAAATATAAAACAAGGGGCTTTAATTACAGGGGTTTTACTAAGCGGATTAAATCCATTTTTCATTATTTGGTGGTTGACAATAGGATTCAAATTAATATCAGATGCCATGCTAATTTGGGCATTTTCAGGTATGTTAATCATGTTTGGATTACATATTTGGATGGATTTTGCTTGGTTAGGAGCAATTTCATTTTTGGCATCAAAGAGTACAAAAATTCTTTCAAACAAAAATTATAAAATATTAATGATAGGACTAAGTATCATGTTAATTTATTTTGGAATTACATTTTTGCAAGAAATATAG